From the genome of Triticum aestivum cultivar Chinese Spring chromosome 3B, IWGSC CS RefSeq v2.1, whole genome shotgun sequence, one region includes:
- the LOC123065961 gene encoding bZIP transcription factor ABI5 homolog, with translation MASEMSNDVKFSEEEVTSHPRVLEGEEQTVVAPARQSSIFALTLDELQYSVCEAGRNFGSMNMDEFMSNIWNAEEFQAATGGGLVGMEMAPVVGAGGGGGGGDAGGSNLARQESFSLPPTLCQKMVEEVWAEINREPCPVHAQRQAAQPSQQPPVQPSVAANNRQGTLGEMTLEQFLVKAGMVRGSGAGGQAPVPVDMVHGQMNPAQQGQQPDTMMYPMAPANGMFPVMGDGMGFIPNVYAGIVVVPPPPPSQGGVGIVSPGSSDGRSAMTQADMMNCMGDGAMMESGGTRKRGASEDQSCERSIECRHRRMIKNGESAARSRARKQAFTVELEAELNHLKEENARLKAEEKIILLTKKQMLVEKMIELSKENVNAKKGSTLSRRCGSCIW, from the exons GCAGTCTTCCATCTTCGCGCTGACGCTGGACGAGCTGCAATACTCGGTGTGCGAGGCGGGGCGCAACTTCGGGTCCATGAACATGGACGAATTCATGAGCAACATATGGAATGCTGAGGAGTTCCAAGCGGCGACTGGCGGTGGCTTGGTGGGCATGGAGATGGCTCCTGTGGTGGGTgctggtggaggcggaggtggcggaGATGCAGGAGGAAGCAACCTAGCCCGACAAGAGTCGTTCTCCTTGCCTCCCACGCTGTGCCAAAAGATGGTGGAGGAGGTGTGGGCTGAGATCAACAGGGAGCCCTGCCCGGTGCATGCCCAGCGTCAGGCCGCACAACCCTCACAGCAGCCTCCTGTCCAGCCATCGGTTGCGGCCAACAACCGGCAGGGGACCCTAGGCGAGATGACGCTGGAGCAGTTCCTTGTTAAGGCCGGCATGGTCCGGGGATCGGGTGCCGGTGGCCAGGCGCCGGTGCCGGTCGACATGGTCCATGGACAGATGAACCCCGCGCAACAAGGGCAACAACCTGACACAATGATGTACCCAATGGCACCAGCCAATGGCATGTTCCCGGTGATGGGAGATGGCATGGGGTTCATCCCCAATGTGTACGCAGGGATTGTTGTGGTGCCGCCACCACCACCTTCTCAAGGTGGGGTGGGTATCGTGAGCCCCGGGTCGTCGGACGGGAGGAGCGCCATGACACAGGCTGACATGATGAACTGCATGGGCGATGGAGCGATGATGGAGAGTGGCGGCACCCGGAAACGCGGTGCCTCAGAGGATCAGTCTTGCGAGAGAAGCATCGAGTGCCGCCACCGCCGGATGATCAAGAATGGTGAGTCAGCCGCACGATCGCGTGCTAGGAAGCAG GCTTTTACCGTGGAGCTTGAAGCTGAACTGAACCACCTCAAGGAGGAGAACGCTCGTCTAAAAGCTGAGGAG AAGATAATTCTGCTGACCAAGAAACAAATG TTGGTGGAGAAGATGATAGAACTGTCCAAGGAGAACGTGAACGCCAAGAAGGGTAGCACCCTCTCGCGGCGCTGTGGCAGCTGCATCTGGTGA